The DNA segment CGAAAGCGATGCACAGCATTGATGTACGGGAACCGCAAAGTAGTGAGTTGAATGCCAGCAAGGCAAGTACGACAAGAATCTTGTTACGCTCTGAAGCCTCTCTTTGAATGTAGGGCACGAAAAACAGGAACAGACTCATGAGCAACGTTCCGAAAGCTGTTGGATGCTTTGTTGTAAAGCAAGTTCTGGTTCTCCAACTCTGTGCAAGACTCATGGTTGAGTTTAGATCGTGTGTACCTTCGTAATAGGGGAACGCTCCATTGATGATTCGGTAGGGAACGTTGTCTCCTAGGAAAGCTTCTGCAATGCCAAAGAAGCAGAGGACTAATACAAAAGGAATCAGTTTTTTTGCGAATTGATAAAGGTCTATTTTGCGGCCGCAAATGAAGGCTGCGTAAATGTAACCGAAGCCATCGATAATGTCGCGAACGCCATAGTACATGTCTTTGGAGGCCAACCCAGAATTGTATATGGCGGTAAATATGTAGCTGACAGCACTGATGAGTATGGGGATCAACAGCAGGTTGCTAAAAATACTCTTCTTGAAATTTTCTCTATCCTTGTAAAATTCAATGATAAAGAACGCGTATAAAAAAATGTGCTGCGGAGAAACGGACGGATTCTTGAAGAAAAGAGCTGTGGTTGGAAACAAGACGGTTCCCATGATCAATGCTAAAAATCTTCCCTGGGAATCCGTTAGGAACATGTAGGCCAACAGCCCAAAAAAGAATAGCAGAACGATATAGCTCATTTTCCCAAATATACAAATTGATAACAGAGGTTATCAAAGGTTTTGCGCCTCGGTTGTCAAAATCAACGAGTCAATCAATGAGGATTAATTTCCAAGTGGACGATCACGGGCGAGTGATCTGATGGGTAGCGCGTTCTCTCGCCGTCGTTGTACGTTGCATTTAGAATTTCATAGTGATTGATTTTGATTTGCGGTGCTACTAAAATATGATCAAAAGTCCATTCACTGGGACGTTCTGGGCTAAAGTAGTTGTAGCTTCCTTTTGAAGCGGCGACTTTTTTTGCAATGTTTTTCGCATCGTTCATTTTGATGCATGTTCCCAAATTTTGGTAGGATTCTGAACCAGCAACGAAGTTTAGGTCCCCGGCGAAAATGAATGGAGCGTCTCCTGCGATGGAGAGAATTTTTTTGTTCATCAACTTGGCGCTTTCGCTCTGGGCTTCCTTTCCATGGTAGTCAAAATGCACGTTGAATATGTACAGTGAATCTTGATTGAATTTCAGCTTTGCCCAAGTGCAGTAGCGGGCGTGCTTCGAATCCCAGCTTTTACTTTTCTTTTCGGGAGTCTTGGATAAATAGAATCTGCCGATGTCGGCGACTTCGAATATTCCCTTGCGCACGACGATGGGGTTGTATTCCATGGAGTCAGAAAGGATGATGTCGTAATCGGGAAGAAGTTCCATCAACTGCTTTAAACGGTAGGGGCTGCCTTCCTGAAGGCCCACGATATCAAAGTTATTAGCCTTGATGACATCGGCAATGGGACCTTTTCGTTTTTCCCAGGCGTCACCTTTTTCAACGTCTTTAGGGTCTTCCCAGCGGATGTTCCAGGTGGCGTAACGCAGTTCCTCTCCGTAGGAAAGTGTTGCCCACGAAAGTAGAACAAGGATGGTTGTCAGGATTTGTTTCATTTGTGGATGAATAATCCGCAGGCTTTGTCGATGACTCGATAAGCGAAACCGAGTCGCTTGTACATGAATGTGATGGCTCTGTACAATGCTGTTCTTTGAATTTTCACAGAAGTCAGGTCTGCGTTCACGTCTTGCACGGAACTGAAGGCCACCTTAGGGTTGGCCATGATGATGTCCAGTGCTTTGTGTGAATCGTTGAGGATTGTTTTTTGAACTTCCTTGTTGGCCAAGTCAAAGCAGGTCAGACCGAAACTTGCGTAGTAATGCATAATCTTGGCGTTGTGCAAGTACTTAAGGAAGGATGATCTACGGGTTGCCTGGCAGTTCCATGTACCATCGATTTCCTTGACGATTCCGTTTAGACGGACGTTGACTTCATTCAGCGCAGTCTGGTCATACACGACAGAATACTTTTCCAGAGTTTCTTTCCAGAGCTTATGCCATTCGTCAAAGAACTTTTGGGCATTGTCGGATTTCTTTACCCAAATAACGCCGCTGTTGAAATGCAAGTCTTGGTATCCGGAACTCCAGCCAAGCGGCTTTGCTCGCAGGTCATAGAAGTTCTTGTAGCTATTTTCGGAAATTCTCTGATGACGGTCAAGTACCATGCCTATGGAAATGTTGCCGTTTGCGTCGCCGCTGAAATCGGGTTTCAACTCGTCGCAAATTAATGTGTCTCCATCGATGAAGAGAAAATCCTCATCGATGTAGTTGTACATGGTGGTTTTCAAGAAACGAGAACGGTCTCGGTTGTTGTATTCTTCTGGGACCTTGATTTCTCGGATTTCTACGCCGAGGTTTTCATGGAAAGACCTTTTGCCCGTGAACGTTGCTATGGTTCCCTGGTCAACAATGATAACAACCTTGGCGTCATTATTGTACTTCAATAGGCTTTTAGCACTTATCATGGTTTGTTCATAATAAGTGTCTTTTTCGTTACTGACAAGAACATAGACGAAAGTCATGGGGAACTCTTTCATGAAAATTATTTGCTGATTTTTAAAAGTCTCTTCAAGAACTTTACCTTGTGTCTTGTGATTCTAAGATTGCCAAGGAATATGGAGAGATCTTTTAAACTCTTGCTCTGCTTAAAGTAGAGGAATGAACTTCGCACGTGACGATATTGCTGATCGGTGAAATCTGGATAAACGCCGTAGCTGTTTGCGAAATTTTCCTGTTCCAATAGAGATAAGATGTCTCTGCGGGACATGTTCTTTTTGAAAGTCTTGGAGGTCCAGCTGTCGTTGGATATGGACTTGCGATGGTCTGCGGCAACTAATGAGGAACAGCGAATCTTTCCATTGCAGAAACAAAGTAAAGACGTGAGTACGTCGCCATTGGTGTAATCCATGGCAAAATACTTTTGCTCAAGATCTGCAGGCATTTTTTGAATAATGTTCCTGTACATGCGAGTGCAGGTTTGGCCGAACATAATGCCTTTCTCAAAATCTTGAAGTGTGTAGTCCCTATCTTCCATGCTGGTGTAAGTGTTGAACCACTTTCTCCATATGGGATTGTCCTGGGCCATCGGGACTCCGTTGTCGTCTACAATGCGTACGTTGTGGCCAATGGCGAAGTAGTCGTCATGACTTTCAAGGAAGTTGGCCTGCATTTGCAGCTTGTTCGGATTTGTCCAGTAGTCATCGCCTTCGCATTCGGCAATGTACTTGCCTTTGAGGGGCGCGTTAGCGGCGCGAGTGAGAGAGCCGTCGTGCTTGGACCACTGATTTTCAGTCTGGTAAACCGGCTTTACAATGAGTGGGTATTTCTTTTCGTACTCGCGGAGGATTTCTGCGGTTCTATCCTTGGAGGCGTCGTCGTGGACGATGACCTCGAAAGGAAAATCAGTTTCCTGAATGAGGAAACCATCTAAAGTCTGGGCAATGTATTTTTCCTGATTGAATGCCAGGCATTTAACCGATACCAAGGGATGTTCGGTATCTAAGCTTTTCCACTTTGCAGTGATTTCTTCTTGAGTTTTGTTTAGCATGGCATTCAGGAGGATTGTTATTTAATCAAGGTGTTGACCTTTTCCAGTCTATTCAATGCAGTGTATAAGGTTTCGTCCTTCTTTGCAAAGTGCAGACGGATCAGGTGGCGCACATCTTCCTTGAAGAAGCAGGATGCAGGTACTGCGCCCACGCCGATTTTTTCTGCCAGGTCTACGCAGAAGTCAACGTCGCTCTTGTAACCGAATTTGCTGATGTCTGCAAGAACAAAGTAAGCGCCCTGGGGGTCGGTAAACTGGATGTCCAGATCCTTGAGACCTTGGGTGAAGATGTTCTTCATGTGGGTGTAGTGCTGCTGGAGCCCGATGTAGTAATCGTCACCGAAGTTGAGGCCAACCACAGTTGCTTCCATGAGGGGAGCTGCGGCGCCTACGGTCAGGAAGTCGTGGACTTTCTTGACGCGGTCGATGATGCGTTCGCTGGAAATCACGTAGCCCAAGCGCCAGCCTGTGATGGAGAAAGTCTTGGAGAGGGAAGAGCAAACCAGGGTGCGTTCTTCCATGCCCTTCAGGGTGGAAATGTGCTTGTGTACGTGGGGGGCGTAAATGATGTGTTCGTAGACTTCGTCGGTGATGACGTAGATGTCGTACTTGATGGCCAGATCTGCAATAATCTGCAGTTCCTGTTCTGTGAAAACCTTGCCGCTGGGGTTGGAAGGGTTGCACACCAGCAATGCCTTTACGCCTTCGGTGCTGATTGCCTTTTCCAGTTGGTCCACGTCGAAATTGAATTCCGGCGGATTTAGGGGAACATAGATGGGTTCCGTGCCGCAAAGGATGGTGTCGGCGATATAGTTTTCAAAGAAGGGGGAGAACAGAACCACCTTGTCTCCGGGATTCGTTACGGCCATCATGGCGGCCACCATAGCTTCGGTACTGCCGCAGGTAACCACCACGTTCTTCATGGGATCGATGTTCTGACCGGTGAAATGGCTCTGCTTTCGTGCCAAGGCTTCGCGGAAGTTGGGGGCACCCCAAGTGACTGCGTACTGGTGGGGACCTTCGTCAGCGACAGTTTTCAGGCGATCAGTGATTTCCTTGGGAGGATCGAAATCTGGAAAACCCTGGGAAAGATTGATGGCGCCGCAGTCCAAGGAAATGCGGGTCATTTGACGAATCATGGAATCGCTAAATCGAGAGGTTCTAGTACTTAAGTCTTTCATAATCTTGATGCTGTTTTCTGTTCGAAAAATTTTCCGTTAATTACATTTCTAATCCGAATTTTTCCTTGTACAATTCCTTGTAGGGAATTTCCGGGTAGAATACCAAATCATGCCAGTTGCCTCGCTTTTCTACGGGCGGGAATTCCATGTAGTTGCCGTAGTAGATTGTCATCAAGTCGTGATAACCTGCGGGAACGCGGATGGAGATGGACTCAAAAGGAATGTCCTTGTAAGAGTCAAAAATACTCTTCGGGAAAATATTCTTGGAAGGCGCGAATATGGTGGTCACAATGGTAGACCAGTAACCGGTATCCATATGGTTGTCGGC comes from the Fibrobacter sp. genome and includes:
- a CDS encoding O-antigen ligase family protein, whose amino-acid sequence is MSYIVLLFFFGLLAYMFLTDSQGRFLALIMGTVLFPTTALFFKNPSVSPQHIFLYAFFIIEFYKDRENFKKSIFSNLLLIPILISAVSYIFTAIYNSGLASKDMYYGVRDIIDGFGYIYAAFICGRKIDLYQFAKKLIPFVLVLCFFGIAEAFLGDNVPYRIINGAFPYYEGTHDLNSTMSLAQSWRTRTCFTTKHPTAFGTLLMSLFLFFVPYIQREASERNKILVVLALLAFNSLLCGSRTSMLCIAFGVAFLIYMKLKPLAKIFIAGCLIFASSALVTVVLDNFKTNTDHGGSSLDFRTSQLLFSVAAIYNSPILGNGNKYTSHVIFGEDTRAYDSSGNDMGGLESIVFSLLIDRGFLGLFSYYLLLLWMFISLFRYRNKLQGISGGYALMASGVVFLTLSGTIGNSSSFLFLFTGVQLGYISKYKQIAYDNNCEVSDDIEEIPAEVCDAENKDIVSDEA
- a CDS encoding endonuclease/exonuclease/phosphatase family protein translates to MKQILTTILVLLSWATLSYGEELRYATWNIRWEDPKDVEKGDAWEKRKGPIADVIKANNFDIVGLQEGSPYRLKQLMELLPDYDIILSDSMEYNPIVVRKGIFEVADIGRFYLSKTPEKKSKSWDSKHARYCTWAKLKFNQDSLYIFNVHFDYHGKEAQSESAKLMNKKILSIAGDAPFIFAGDLNFVAGSESYQNLGTCIKMNDAKNIAKKVAASKGSYNYFSPERPSEWTFDHILVAPQIKINHYEILNATYNDGERTRYPSDHSPVIVHLEINPH
- a CDS encoding glycosyltransferase, whose product is MTFVYVLVSNEKDTYYEQTMISAKSLLKYNNDAKVVIIVDQGTIATFTGKRSFHENLGVEIREIKVPEEYNNRDRSRFLKTTMYNYIDEDFLFIDGDTLICDELKPDFSGDANGNISIGMVLDRHQRISENSYKNFYDLRAKPLGWSSGYQDLHFNSGVIWVKKSDNAQKFFDEWHKLWKETLEKYSVVYDQTALNEVNVRLNGIVKEIDGTWNCQATRRSSFLKYLHNAKIMHYYASFGLTCFDLANKEVQKTILNDSHKALDIIMANPKVAFSSVQDVNADLTSVKIQRTALYRAITFMYKRLGFAYRVIDKACGLFIHK
- a CDS encoding glycosyltransferase, whose amino-acid sequence is MLNKTQEEITAKWKSLDTEHPLVSVKCLAFNQEKYIAQTLDGFLIQETDFPFEVIVHDDASKDRTAEILREYEKKYPLIVKPVYQTENQWSKHDGSLTRAANAPLKGKYIAECEGDDYWTNPNKLQMQANFLESHDDYFAIGHNVRIVDDNGVPMAQDNPIWRKWFNTYTSMEDRDYTLQDFEKGIMFGQTCTRMYRNIIQKMPADLEQKYFAMDYTNGDVLTSLLCFCNGKIRCSSLVAADHRKSISNDSWTSKTFKKNMSRRDILSLLEQENFANSYGVYPDFTDQQYRHVRSSFLYFKQSKSLKDLSIFLGNLRITRHKVKFLKRLLKISK
- a CDS encoding aminotransferase class I/II-fold pyridoxal phosphate-dependent enzyme; amino-acid sequence: MIRQMTRISLDCGAINLSQGFPDFDPPKEITDRLKTVADEGPHQYAVTWGAPNFREALARKQSHFTGQNIDPMKNVVVTCGSTEAMVAAMMAVTNPGDKVVLFSPFFENYIADTILCGTEPIYVPLNPPEFNFDVDQLEKAISTEGVKALLVCNPSNPSGKVFTEQELQIIADLAIKYDIYVITDEVYEHIIYAPHVHKHISTLKGMEERTLVCSSLSKTFSITGWRLGYVISSERIIDRVKKVHDFLTVGAAAPLMEATVVGLNFGDDYYIGLQQHYTHMKNIFTQGLKDLDIQFTDPQGAYFVLADISKFGYKSDVDFCVDLAEKIGVGAVPASCFFKEDVRHLIRLHFAKKDETLYTALNRLEKVNTLIK